In a single window of the Cucurbita pepo subsp. pepo cultivar mu-cu-16 chromosome LG18, ASM280686v2, whole genome shotgun sequence genome:
- the LOC111780093 gene encoding protein PLASTID MOVEMENT IMPAIRED 1-RELATED 1-like, whose protein sequence is MACVHIPVRNSEEEVRVALDQLPRDASEILEILKAEQPPLDLWLIIAREYFKQGKLEQFRQILEEGSSPDIDEFYANVRYERIAILNALGAYYHYLGKIETKQREKEEHFTLATQYYNKASRVDIHEPSTWVGKGQLLLTKGEVEQAFAAFKIVLDGDRDNVPALLGQACVEFNRGHYSESLELYKRALQVYPDCPAAVRLGIGLCCYKLKQYGKAQRAFERVLQLDPKNVEALVALAIIDMNTNEASRIRNGMEKMQKAFEIYPSCAMAPNYLANHFFFTGQRFLVEQLTETAFAIADHGPTKSHSFYNLAQSYHSKGDYEKPGLYYMASAKEANKPREFVFPCHGLGQVQLKMGDLGSALSNMEKVLKVYPNNCGTLKVLGHIYVQLGRSEKAQEALRKATKIDPRDAQSFLDLGELLISTDEXFFFFFFQQASILLRKGGQEVPTEVLNNLGVLHFEREEFELAERNFKEALGDGIWLDFFDGKLRCTAIEASASVLQYKDMELFYQLEREGRSIVLPWKKVTSLFNLARLFEQLHNIEVASALYRLILFKYPDFIDAYLRLASIAKARNYVQLSIELVNDALKVDDKCSNALSMLAELELKNDDSVSAKETFRAAGEATNGKDSSATLSPSSWSDKLLSKVDSKKIGGRAGGEKLLNEIETISNALYLTKNPLRNSSSGANARQRSIGKTNLPDPKSQPKSGNEDPTRKDKKSIWSWKTLKAFSHVRNRKFNCCFSLLVQSIKGLPSDLDDFSLSVFWKRRDGLLVTRPKKVVQGKVEFEEELYCTCTVHGRGNGPHHSAKYEAKHSLVYASVYGASEVDLGKHRVDLTRFLPLTLEELEEEKSSGKWATIFKLSGKAKGATMNVSFGYTVVGDNLTASGNHIGDSLKSKQNKYGIGKSEMVFGESGGRSRIQNNKSSPGKTYNDSLVSSRPEDDIKDLHEVLPVPQLELAKSVDVLYKKFDDGKFDDGEFDTSADSNPKLDVCTEYSHLMKSEDENTDVDCGTEFSFVEQGIELSSMEQGEKIDAQIEVLAEEQVEKINVKVVDSSSVGRPEIDNELLMVHDEGSRVDQQKEKHDNYTEELVACNSSSNDYDIYTKESILKELESALSCVSELETVALESPEEEHNSEFMSSDEPTGTCLPLDFDDEFLEDECLESDFLRMLGIEQSPFGSSSDNEPESPRERLLRQFEDEAVAGGYSLFDFDIEDDNYPACGHNFNGSSDTFFDLPSIGNANEAIDFTEDTAVWSKTKAKMLEDLETEALMHKWGLNEEVFQQSPSSSSHGFGSPSDFPCEDPFDLPPLGEGLGPFIQTKNGGFLRTMNPAIFQNAKSGGNLIMQVSSPVVVPAEMGSGIMEILQRLASVGIEKLSMQANKLMPLEDITGKTMQQVAWEACPALEGSNRQCMPQSKPVFERDSFGRRKGSMGISSSSRHEKFSPNSMHGESESEYVSLEDVAPLALDKIEALSLEGLRIQSGMSEDEAPSNISAQPIGEFSALRGKGIDISGSLGLEGTAGLQLLDIKDNGDDVDGLMGLSLSLDEWMRLDSGELDDEEIISEHTSKILAAHHANSLDFIRGGTKGDRRRGKSSSRKCGLLGNNFTVALMVQLRDPSRNYEPVGAPMLSLIQVERVFIPPKPKIYSTVSEIRINYDEDDLESVTRVEKKEEEQEEKDIPQFRITEVHVVGIKSEPNKRLWGSSTSSQQKSGSRWLIANGMGKSKNHPSLKTKAAAAAAAASKPLAAPEPKKVQQPAGDKGKESLWSISSGAMWKAFSALNPHARNPNVIFPKEDSRLR, encoded by the exons AGGGAATACTTCAAGCAAGGAAAACTGGAACAATTCCGTCAAATTCTGGAGGAAGGGTCTAGTCCAG ATATTGATGAGTTCTATGCTAATGTTAGATATGAAAGAATCGCAATCTTAAATGCCTTGGGTGCTTACTACCACTATCTTGGAAAAATTGAGACAAAACaacgagaaaaagaagaacatttCACTTTGGCTACACAATATTACAACAAAGCGTCAAGAGTTGACATTCACGAGCCTTCAACTTGGGTTGGAAAAG GTCAGCTTTTATTGACCAAAGGGGAAGTTGAACAGGCATTTGCTGCATTCAAGATTGTTTTAGATGGAGATCGTGACAATGTTCCTGCCCTTCTAGGTCAA GCATGTGTTGAATTCAACCGTGGACATTATTCTGAATCATTAGAGCTGTATAAG AGGGCCTTGCAAGTGTATCCTGATTGCCCTGCTGCTGTAAGACTTGGCATAGGCCTCTGCTGCTACAAATTGAAACAATATGGAAAGGCTCAGCGAGCATTTGAGAGAGTTTTGCAG TTGGATCCAAAAAATGTTGAGGCTCTTGTTGCTCTAGCAATCATTGATATGAACACAAATGAAG CTAGTCGAATTAGAAACGGGATGGAAAAGATGCAGAAGGCATTTGAAATATACCCTTCTTGTGCAATGGCTCCGAATTACTTGGCAAATCACTTTTTCTTTACTGGTCAACGCTTTTTGGTGGAGCAATTGACTGAAACTGCATTTGCCATTGCTGACCATGGACCCACTAAGTctcattctttttataatctaGCTCAGTCTTACCATAGCAAG GGAGACTATGAGAAACCTGGCTTGTACTACATGGCATCCGCAAAGGAAGCTAATAAACCCCGTGAGTTTGTATTTCCTTGTCATG GTTTGGGTCAGGTTCAACTGAAGATGGGAGATCTTGGAAGTGCATTATCAAACATGGAGAAGGTTTTGAAGGTTTATCCCAACAATTGTGGGACATTGAAA GTACTTGGTCATATTTATGTTCAGCTTGGTCGGTCTGAGAAGGCCCAGGAGGCTTTAAGGAAAGCTACAAAAATTGATCCACGTGATGCACAG TCCTTTTTAGAcctgggagaattgttgattTCAACCGATGAAGANtttttttttttttttttt CAACAGGCTAGCATTCTCTTAAGAAAGGGAGGTCAAGAGGTACCTACTGAAGTGCTCAACAATCTTGGGGTTCTTCACTTTGAAAGAGAAGAGTTTGAg CTTGCTGAGAGAAATTTCAAGGAGGCTTTAGGTGATGGAATTTGGCTAGATTTTTTTGACGGTAAATTGAGATGCACTGCTATTGAAGCAAGTGCGTCTGTTCTTCAATACAAGGACATGGAACTCTTTTATCAACTGGAGAGGGAAGGTCGTTCAATTGTACTGCCATGGAAGAAAGTCACAAGTCTGTTTAACCTGGCTCGATTATTTGAGCAATTGCATAACATTGAAGTTGCAAGTGCACTCTACCGCTTGATTTTATTTAAG TATCCAGACTTTATCGATGCTTACCTGAGGCTTGCATCCATTGCAAAAGCTAGAAATTATGTTCAATTAAGCATTGAATTG GTTAATGATGCTTTGAAGGTAGATGACAAGTGCTCAAATGCCTTATCTATGCTAGCTGAGCTTGAGCTAAAAAATGATGACAGTGTTAGCGCAAAAGAAACTTTCCGGGCTGCAGGTGAAGCAACCAATGGAAAGGATTCGTCTGCGACTCTTTCTCCG aGCTCATGGTCGGATAAGTTGCTGTCAAAAGTTGATTCAAAGAAGATTGGTGGTCGTGCGGGTGGTGAGAAGTTGTTGAATGAGATAGAAACCATAAGCAACGCTCTTTATCTGACCAAAAATCCGTTGAGGAATTCTAGTTCTGGTGCTAATGCTCGGCAAAGATCTATTGGGAAAACCAATTTGCCTGATCCCAAATCGCAGCCAAAAAGCGGCAATGAAGATCCAACACGTAAGGATAAGAAATCTATCTGGAGTTGGAAGACTTTGAAGGCGTTCTCCCATGTTCGAAACCGCAAGTTTAAttgttgtttctctctcctagTTCAATCAATCAAGGGGTTACCTTCGGACCTGGATGATTTTAGTCTAAGTGTGTTCTGGAAGAGGCGGGATGGCTTATTGGTAACTCGACCTAAGAAGGTCGTCCAGGGCAAGGTAGAATTCGAAGAGGAGTTGTACTGCACTTGTACAGTACATGGTAGGGGGAATGGACCCCACCATTCTGCAAAGTACGAGGCCAAACATTCTTTAGTCTATGCTTCTGTATATGGTGCTTCTGAGGTTGATTTGGGGAAACATCGGGTTGACTTAACAAGGTTTCTTCCCCTTACATTGGAGGagttagaagaagaaaagagctCTGGTAAGTGGGctaccatttttaaattatctgGTAAGGCTAAAGGGGCCACAATGAATGTCAGTTTTGGATACACAGTGGTGGGTGATAATTTAACTGCCTCTGGAAATCATATTGGCGATTCCTTAAAGTCGAAGCAGAATAAATATGGTATTGGGAAATCCGAGATGGTGTTCGGTGAATCTGGTGGTAGAAGCAGAATCCAGAATAACAAGAGTTCTCCTGGAAAGACGTATAATGATTCTCTTGTTTCATCCCGACCAGAAGATGATATAAAGGATCTTCATGAGGTTTTACCAGTACCGCAGTTAGAACTTGCCAAGTCGGTAGATGTATTatacaaaaaatttgatgatgGTAAATTTGATGATGGTGAATTTGATACTTCAGCGGACAGTAACCCCAAGCTGGATGTATGCACTGAATATTCTCATCTAATGAAATCTGAGGATGAAAATACCGATGTTGATTGTGGAACTGAGTTTTCATTTGTAGAACAAGGGATTGAATTGTCATCCATGGAACAGGGGGAGAAAATTGATGCACAGATTGAAGTGTTAGCTGAGGAACAGGTGGagaaaattaatgtaaaagtTGTCGATTCCTCTTCAGTTGGACGCCCTGAAATAGACAATGAATTATTGATGGTTCATGACGAGGGTAGCAGGGTTGACCAACAGAAGGAGAAGCATGATAACTACACCGAGGAGCTTGTTGCGTGTAATAGTTCTTCAAatgattatgatatttatacCAAAGAATCGATCCTGAAGGAGTTGGAGTCAGCTTTAAGTTGCGTGTCTGAACTGGAGACAGTAGCATTGGAGTCTCCCGAAGAAGAGCATAACTCAGAGTTCATGTCAAGTGATGAACCAACTGGAACGTGTCTACCCCTTGATTTCGACGATGAGTTTTTGGAAGACGAATGTTTGGAAAGTGATTTCTTACGTATGTTGGGGATTGAGCAAAGTCCATTTGGCTCGAGTTCTGATAACGAGCCAGAGTCTCCAAGAGAGCGGCTGTTACGGCAATTTGAGGATGAAGCCGTAGCTGGTGGTTATTCCTTATTCGATTTTGATATTGAAGATGATAATTATCCAGCATGTGGTCACAATTTTAATGGAAGTTCTGATACATTTTTTGATCTTCCGTCAATTGGCAATGCTAATGAAGCCATTGACTTCACAGAAGATACAGCAGTATGGAGTAAGACGAAGGCAAAGATGTTGGAAGATTTGGAGACTGAGGCTTTGATGCACAAATGGGGATTGAATGAGGAAGTCTTTCAGCAGTCTCCATCCAGCAGCTCTCATGGGTTTGGAAGTCCATCTGATTTTCCTTGTGAAGACCCGTTCGACCTACCTCCTCTCGGAGAAGGATTGGGTCCATTTATCCAGACAAAGAATGGAGGTTTTTTGCGAACTATGAATCCTGCAATTTTCCAGAATGCTAAGAGCGGTGGGAACCTGATTATGCAAGTTTCTTCTCCAGTGGTAGTGCCTGCAGAAATGGGTTCTGGGATAATGGAAATACTACAGCGTCTGGCCTCGGTTGGAATCGAAAAGCTTTCTATGCAAGCAAATAAGTTAATGCCTTTGGAAGATATAACTGGGAAAACAATGCAACAAGTAGCATGGGAAGCTTGTCCCGCTTTGGAGGGTTCTAACAG GCAATGTATGCCGCAGAGCAAACCAGTTTTTGAGCGAGATTCATTTGGTAGAAGAAAAGGTTCCATGGGTATTTCATCCAGTTCTAGGCATGAGAAGTTCAGTCCAAACTCTATGCATGGTGAGTCGGAGTCGGAATATGTATCCTTAGAAGATGTTGCTCCACTAGCCTTGGACAAGATTGAAGCTCTTTCACTTGAAGGGCTGAGGATACAGTCAGGAATGTCAGAGGACGAGGCACCTTCGAACATCAGTGCACAACCGATAGGAGAATTTTCAGCTCTCCGTGGCAAGGGAATCGACATTAGTGGATCGCTTGGACTGGAGGGAACTGCTGGATTGCAGTTGTTGGACATAAAAGACAATGGTGATGATGTTGACGGATTAAtgggtctctctctctctcttgatGAATGGATGAGATTGGATTCTGGTGAActtgatgatgaagaaatcatCAGTGAACATACTTCCAAAATACTCGCTGCTCATCACGCAAATTCCTTGGACTTCATTCGTGGTGGCACGAAAGGAGACAGAAGGCGAGGAAAGAGTTCGAGCCGAAAGTGTGGTTTACTAGGCAACAACTTCACCGTGGCACTCATGGTGCAACTCCGGGATCCATCGAGAAACTACGAACCAGTTGGTGCTCCAATGCTTTCTCTTATCCAAGTGGAGAGAGTGTTCATCCCACCAAAACCAAAGATATACAGCACAGTTTCAGAGATACGAATCAACTACGACGAGGACGATCTCGAGTCGGTTACAAGAgtagagaaaaaggaagaagaacaagaggaGAAAGACATTCCTCAGTTCAGAATCACAGAAGTTCACGTTGTAGGTATCAAAAGTGAGCCGAATAAGAGACTATGGGGCAGCTCTACCTCCAGCCAACAAAAATCTGGTTCACGCTGGCTGATCGCCAATGGCATGGGAAAGAGCAAGAACCATCCATCTCTGAAGACAaaggctgctgctgctgctgctgctgcttccaAGCCATTGGCTGCTCCAGAACCAAAGAAGGTGCAGCAGCCTGCAGGGGACAAAGGTAAAGAATCGTTATGGAGCATCTCATCTGGGGCTATGTGGAAGGCCTTCTCGGCACTGAATCCACACGCACGGAACCCAAATGTGATATTCCCTAAAGAAGATTCGAGGTTAAGGTGA